One window from the genome of Candidatus Aminicenantes bacterium encodes:
- a CDS encoding prephenate dehydrogenase: MKIAIIGLGGMGSWLAREMLATGHEIAAFDIRPHVEFPAGARRLEQLREIRQYRPDMLINAVTIHQTVPVFQKLSLFLPHDCMLVDITSIKDAPAAYYRGCKRPFASIHPMFGPVSASARTLSGESMIIINESCPAGKHFFHTFGSARGLHCREMSFEEHDHMMAHSLTLPFATSLAFAACMDGGEVPGTTFARHRELARTLLREDDDLLVEILFNRYSLDQIDSVCGRLRFLRQVIAAGDHGEAEGFIARLRENTGVTARSASGSSLPRNPAYRRPGYPGG; this comes from the coding sequence ATGAAAATCGCCATTATCGGACTTGGAGGTATGGGCTCATGGCTCGCCAGAGAAATGCTGGCCACGGGTCACGAAATTGCGGCATTCGATATTCGTCCCCATGTCGAATTTCCCGCCGGAGCCAGACGACTTGAACAACTAAGAGAAATCAGGCAGTACCGTCCGGATATGCTGATCAACGCGGTTACCATTCACCAAACCGTACCGGTGTTTCAAAAGCTTTCTCTTTTTCTTCCCCATGACTGTATGCTGGTCGACATCACCTCGATCAAGGACGCGCCGGCCGCTTATTACCGGGGCTGTAAACGGCCTTTTGCTTCGATTCATCCCATGTTTGGGCCCGTCTCGGCAAGCGCTCGCACCCTTTCCGGCGAAAGCATGATCATTATCAATGAGTCCTGCCCGGCCGGGAAGCATTTCTTTCACACCTTCGGCTCCGCCCGCGGACTGCATTGCAGGGAAATGAGTTTCGAGGAACACGATCACATGATGGCGCATTCTCTTACCTTGCCTTTCGCCACTTCCCTGGCCTTTGCCGCCTGCATGGACGGCGGAGAAGTGCCGGGAACGACTTTCGCCCGTCACCGGGAACTGGCCCGGACTCTGCTCCGGGAAGACGATGACCTGCTGGTTGAAATCCTTTTCAACCGGTATTCACTGGATCAGATCGACAGCGTCTGCGGCCGGCTTCGTTTTCTGCGCCAGGTTATCGCAGCCGGTGACCATGGAGAGGCGGAAGGTTTCATTGCCCGCTTGCGTGAGAACACGGGTGTCACGGCCCGCTCCGCTTCGGGATCCAGTCTCCCGCGGAATCCGGCATACCGTCGCCCCGGATACCCTGGGGGTTGA
- the pheA gene encoding prephenate dehydratase yields MHLKQIRSEIDWIDVRILKLLRERLEMALLTRAFKQDVIDNEREREIFERLRRFSAGLLSPDYLEEIFKRIVSESRRLEEKEFTLIGFQGEHGAYSEMAARRLYPDAVTIPVSGFSDLFSMVDSESCDLALVPVENSSEGAIGEVHDLLLEYDLFIRAEILFPIHHQLLALPGVQPREIKVVYSHPQALGQCRNFIRRLGLTERPHYDTAGAARRLLENQWREAAVIAGELCSELYGLEILIRDVEDEATNRTRFLALSKNFMAPGNEKQKTSIILATPHKSGSLMAVLQIFARAGLNLTRLESRPLRNNPGGYLFFIDFQGGMDTEAVARSLSKVREKALFYKFLGSYPEA; encoded by the coding sequence ATGCATTTAAAGCAAATCCGTAGTGAAATTGACTGGATCGACGTCCGGATTCTGAAACTGCTGCGGGAACGTTTGGAAATGGCCTTGCTGACCCGCGCCTTTAAGCAGGATGTCATTGACAATGAACGCGAACGAGAGATTTTTGAAAGATTACGCCGATTCTCCGCAGGATTGCTTAGCCCTGATTACCTGGAAGAGATCTTTAAACGGATCGTAAGCGAAAGCCGCCGGCTTGAAGAGAAAGAGTTCACCCTGATCGGGTTTCAGGGAGAACACGGAGCCTACAGCGAAATGGCCGCCCGCCGGCTCTATCCCGATGCGGTAACCATACCGGTATCGGGGTTCTCCGACTTGTTTTCCATGGTCGATTCGGAAAGTTGTGACCTGGCCCTGGTCCCGGTTGAAAATTCCAGCGAGGGCGCGATCGGAGAGGTACATGACCTGCTGCTGGAATATGATCTCTTCATCAGGGCGGAGATACTGTTTCCCATTCACCATCAATTACTGGCACTGCCGGGTGTCCAGCCCCGGGAAATCAAGGTGGTTTATTCCCACCCCCAGGCACTTGGTCAATGCCGCAACTTCATTCGCCGCCTGGGGCTGACGGAACGCCCCCATTACGATACCGCCGGTGCCGCCCGCCGGCTGCTGGAAAACCAGTGGCGGGAAGCAGCGGTGATCGCGGGCGAGCTATGCTCCGAGTTGTATGGCTTGGAAATCCTGATCAGGGACGTGGAGGACGAAGCAACCAACCGCACCCGCTTCCTTGCGCTCAGCAAAAATTTCATGGCACCAGGTAACGAAAAGCAGAAAACCTCGATCATACTTGCCACGCCCCACAAATCCGGCTCCCTCATGGCGGTATTGCAAATCTTCGCCCGGGCCGGATTGAACCTGACCCGGCTGGAATCGCGCCCGTTACGGAACAACCCCGGCGGATACCTCTTCTTTATCGATTTTCAAGGCGGCATGGATACAGAAGCGGTGGCCCGATCGTTATCCAAAGTCAGGGAGAAAGCCCTTTTCTACAAATTTCTCGGAAGTTATCCGGAGGCCTGA